From the Brachybacterium sillae genome, the window CCCAGGCCGCCTCGGGCTCGTCGGCCCTCGGCTCCCCGTCCGCTCGTCGTGGGAAGAGGGGCGGCAGCGGTGCCGCCCGTCGCTGACCCACGCTGATCCCGTCGCGGGAGAGTGCTCCCCGCGCCCCTGCCCAGGAGGTTCCCCCATGACCGATCCGCAGACCGAGACGCCGGTCGACACCCCGGTGCAGCAGCCGACCGGCGCTGCCGCCGAGACCTCCGGGGTCGCGCCCGCCGAGACCCCGGGGTCGACCGAGACCGCGGCGCTGGCCGATCTCGCGGCGACCGTCGACCCGGACGAGACCGACGTCGCCGACGACGACCCGGCTGAGGATGTCCGGGCGGGCGAGTCGGATGCCGATCGTGTGAGCCGCCTCGAGGAGGAGGGTGACATCGCCGCCGACTACCTCGAGGAGCTGCTGGACATCGCTGATCTCGATGGCGACATCGACATCGACGTCGAGGGCGACCGCGCCTCCGTGGAGATCCGCAGTGCGCAGCAGCTGGCCCGCATGAACGAGCCCCGCGGGGAGCTGCTCGACGCCCTGCAGGAGCTGACTCGCCTGGCGGTCCAGACCCGCACCGGGGAGCGCTCCCGCCTGATGCTCGACATCGGCGGCTTCCGCCAGAAGCACCGCACGGATCTGGAGGCCCTCGCGGCCGACGCCATCGCCGAGGCCGGCCGGACCGGCCAGCCGGTCCCCCTCGCTCCGATGAACCCGTTCGAACGCAAGGTCGTCCACGACGTCGCCAAGCGTGAGGGTCTGCGGTCGGAGTCCCACGGTGACGGGAAGAACCGTCACGTCGTGATCTACCCGGGCGCCTGAGCCCGTGGCGCCCGAGCTCAGCCCTGAGCTGCGGCCCGTCGCGCAGCGCCTGTTCGGGGAGCGGTTGCCGCTGGCGGAGGAGTTCGTCCGGCTGCTCGCCGACCAGGGCGTCACCCGCGGTCTCGTCGGCCCTCGCGAGGTCGACCGGCTGTGGGAGCGGCACCTGATCAACTGCGCCCTGATGGTCGATGCCCTGCCCGGCGACGCCCGCAGCCTCGCCGATGTCGGCTCCGGGGCGGGCCTGCCCGGAGTGGTCCTCGCGATCGCTCGGCCCGGCCTGGAGATCACGCTGATCGAGACCATGCAGCGTCGCGCCACCTGGCTGCAGGAGGTCGACGAGACCCTCGACCTCGGCGTGGAGGTGCTGCGGGCCCGCGCGGAGGACCTGCACGGGCAGCGGGAGTTCGATGTCGTCACCGCGAGGGCCGTCGCCGCGCTGGACAAACTGGCCCGCTGGTGCCTGCCGCTGGTGCGTGAGGGCGGTCATCTGGTGGTCATGAAGGGCAGCTCCGCACAGCAGGAGATCGACGATGCCGCCGCGGTGCTGCGCCGCCTCGGTGGGGAGGATCCCCGGGTGAGCATCCACGGGGACGGCGAGGTCGAGGTCCCCACTACAGTGGTGACGGTGCGCGCAGGCGTGCGACCGACGAGGAGAGGAGGCCCCCGTGGCCGATGACCGCAGGAGGTCCGCCGAGCAGACGACCACCGGGTCGTCCTCCCTGGCCGACACCCCCCTCATGCGCGACCTCACCCGGGATCACCAGCGGCGGCGCGAACTGGAGAACGCGGTGTTCGAGGCCCCGGCGAGCACCCGCGTGCTGACCGTCGCCAACCAGAAGGGCGGCGTGGGGAAGACCTCCACGGCCGTGAACCTCGCAGTGGCGCTCGCCCAGGGTGGCCTGCAGGTGCTGGTGGTGGATGTGGACCCGCAGGGCAATGCCTCCACCGCGCTGGGGATCGACCATCACGCCGACGTCCCCAGCATGTACGAGGTGCTGGTGGAGTCGCTGCCGATGGCGGAGGTTGTGCAGACCTCCCCGGAGTCGGAGAACCTGCTGTGTGCGCCCGCGACGATCGACCTGTCGGGTGCGGAGATCGAACTGGTGTCGATGGTGGCGCGGGAGAACCGGCTGCGCGGCGCGATCCGGGATCTCCTCGCCGAGCGGGAGAAGGCCGGCGCCCGACTGGACTACGTGATCATCGACTGCCCCCCGTCGTTGGGGCTGCTGACCGTGAACGCGCTGGTCGCGGCGCGGGAAGTGCTGATCCCGATCCAGGCGGAGTACTACGCCCTCGAGGGCCTCACGCTGCTGCTGAAGAACATCGAGCTGATGCGCCAGCACCTGAACCCCGACCTGGTGGTCTCCACCATCCTGCTGACCATGTACGACGCCCGCACGCGGCTCGCGGCACAGGTGGCGGAGGACGTGCGCGCACACTTCCCCGAGCAGACCCTCGAGGTGACGATCCCGCGGTCGGTGCGGATCTCCGAGGCGCCGAGCTACGGCCAGAGCGTCCTCACCTACGATGCCAACAGCAGTGGTGCGCTGGCGTACCGGGCCGCGGCGCTGGAGCTGACGCGCCGTCCCGTCCCCTGACCCATCCGTCCACGACGGTGAGGGCCGCGACGCTGCGGGCCGGGCCGTTCTCCTGATCCAGACGAGGAACATCCATGACGCAGAAGCGTGGTCTCGGGCGTGGCCTGGGCGCTCTGATCCCCGGGGGCTCCACCCCGCGCGCGACCGGACCCCGGGAGACGGGTGCCGGGCCGTCGGAGGCCCGGACCGAGGGTGACGGCACCGGCGCGCGGAACCCGGCGGCCGCGCGCTCGACGACCGGCGCTCGCTCCGAGGAGGCGCGCGATGTGGTCGCCGGCGGCGGTGACACCCGCGCCGGAGCCGACGAGCCGCCTCTGCGCACCCGCACCCATCCGCGCACCACACCCGAGCCGGGAGAGGTCGGAGCGACGGGACGCCCGGCCGACATGTTCTTCTCGGGTGAGCCGATCCGGTCGGTCGGCGAGGAGGGCACAGAGACCCGCCGGGGTGCCGGACGCAGCGCCTCCACCGACATCGCCGGGGACATGGCCCGGGCCGCTGCGGAGCGTCGCTCCCACAAGGGACGTTCCTCCCGTCGCACCGCCGCGGGAACCGCTGGTGCGGCCGAGTCCAGCACGAGCACCGCGACGGGGGAGGACAGCACCGCAGAGTCCTCCGGCACGCGGCGGGGGACGTCCGGGAAGCGTACGACGGGGGCGTCGAAGACGTCCGCGGGCACGAAGGGATCCGGGAGGACCACGACCTCCGGGGCGACGTCGTTGACGACCAAGTCGTCGGGCACGAAGTCGTCGGGGACGAAGACGTCGGGCACGAAGTCGTCGGGGACGAAGACGTCGGGGGTGACGTCCTCGAAGGCCGCGAAGGCTGCCACGAAGCGTGCCCCGGAAGAGGACGAGTCACCCGCGGTGGAGGTCGAGCCGGTGGAGCTGACCCCGGCTCGCCGACCCGAGGCAACGACCACCGCGGGGAATCCTGCGGAGGCCCCGACGGAAGTGCCTGCTGAGGAGCCCGCCGTTGCCGAATCGGTCGAGCCGGTAGAGGGCGCCGGACGCGAGACGGCGGTCGAGCCTGAGGCCGATGGAGCGTCCCCGGATGACTCCGAGGGCGATACGGCCGCGGACCCTGAGGCCCCGGAGAGCGACCTGGTGCCTGTTCCCGGGGCGGAGTTCGCGGAGATCCCGATCCAGGAGATCCGCGAGAACCCCCGCAACCCCCGCACCGTGTTCGACGAGGAGGAGCTCGAAGAGCTGGCCTTCTCGCTGCGCGAGGTCGGTGTGCTGCAGCCTGTCGTGGTGCGGCCCATCCCGGCCACCGACGCCGGGGAGTCCTTCGAACTGGTCATGGGAGAGCGCCGCTGGCGGGCAGCCCGTCGCGCCGGGCTCGCCAGCATCCCCGCGATCATCCGTGAGACCAGCGATGACGACCTGCTGCGCGACGCCCTGCTGGAGAACCTCCATCGTTCGCAGCTGAACGCCCTGGAGGAGGCTGCCGCCTATCAGCAGCTGCTGGAGGACTTCGGCATCACGCAGGAGGAACTGTCCTCGCGGATCGGACGCTCCCGGCCGCAGATCTCCAATACGCTGCGTCTGCTGCGCCTCCCCCCGCTGGTGCAGCGGCGCGTCTCCTCCGGAGCGTTGACTGCTGGGCATGCCCGCGCGCTGCTGGCCCTGGATGACCCGTCCCTCATGGAGGAACTGGCGCAGCGGATCGTGGCCGAGGGCCTGTCCGTGCGTGAGGTGGAGCGACTCATCAACCGTGGCACGCAGCCGGCGGCCCGACGGACCCCTGCGCGCACGACCTACAACCCGCGCGTCGTGGACATCACCAGCCGCCTCTCGAACCGTCTGGAGGCACCGGTGCGGATCGATGTGGGCAAGCGCAAGGGCAAGATCACCTTGGAGTTCACCAATCTCGAGGACCTCGAGCGACTGGTGGACCGACTCGGCCTGGCCGAGGACTGACATCCCCGCCCCTCCCCCGGGGCGGGGCAGTCTGGCCGCGCACCACTGCAGGGCGGGCCAGCCTCGATCACGCCCCGCCTATAGGTGATCTGGATCACACCAGGTAGGCGGGGCGGCATTGCCTCACCGCCCCAAGCAGTGCGCGTCCAAGCCGCCCCGGGTTGAAGAGGGTCGGCGTCCCCCTGCACCGAGGGTGCCGCAGAGAGTGGAACGTCGTCGGCAACCTGCCAACATGAGGGGGGGCTCGGCCACCGTTCCGGTCTCGTGAGCGATGGCGGATTACGAACCGGCCGTACGACGCGATTCGGTGCGTTCGCTGTCCTGTGCATCAGTGCGTGGTGCGGTCTCCCGAGTTGCGCGCGCGTGGTGGACCTGGCCGTGGAGTGTTTCCCGTGAAACCCCGTACGAGTCGGTTCCGTTGCGGACCCCGGACCGGTGACGAGTGTGGTCCGTGTGGGGCCGGGCTAGTCTGCGCGGGCCGTACGAACCCGATGGCCCTCCATGTGTGCGGTGTGGGCTCTGATTGCCCGCGCCACCGACGTATATTTCCAGGTGTTCCACGTGGAACGGTACGGGACGCAGCATGACGCCGAGGGGCGTCGAGGCGTACAGGGATGCGGGGGTACGGAGAGCGGAGCGTTTCACGGGAAACCTGGTGGTGCGCGCTCCGTGACGCGCCGCTTCGTGGAGAGCCCCGGTCGGATGTGGCAGAGACGTCGACAGTGGGATGCCTCTGTGCGGGGTGCCGGAAGGGTGCCCAGAAGCACATCACCCTGTTTCTTGCGTCGGTGGGGTACCACGGTGGGCCCACCGTGGGGTGGTCGATAGGGCACCCGCAAGGCAGGATGCGAGACGCCACGGATACCGGGGCACAGGAAAACTGCCCACCGCGAGGAGTTTCACGGGAAACGACCCTTCTCGATGCGGTGCGGGACAGGGCGGCATCGGCGCGGCACAGCGCGGAGATATAAGTCTGAGTTGCTGACCGATCCTCGCCCTGCAGGACAACCTCATCCTCACCCCGTGGGACGCCTTGTCTCTCACCCTGGGCGACCCCGATAGGCCTCGCCCAACTGCTCGCCACGACCCTCCCCCAATGAACACTGCAGCCCCAGGGCCGAGGCGGAGGTGGTGCGGGCCGACGTCGTCGACGTGCATGTGACGACAGCGCGGTTCGCCGCCGTTTCCCGTGAAACACTGGTCAATCACCCAAGCGCGCCCGTAGCTGAGGTGGGGCGAACTTGAGGATCCACGGCGTGACGTGGTGAACCGCTACGAGACGGCGAGAGCTGCGCTCGCCCCACAGGTGTTGTGGGGAGATCGGGGGCGACTCCCCGAGGGGATGACCGGGTATCACTGCGACCCCGCGGGTCCAGTGAGCGACGTGCCGAGCGTTGGCCTTCGGTGGTGTTTCCCGTGAAACCCCCCGACGTGTCGTGCGGCGAGGTCGGGGGGTTGGGCCCGCAGCATCGGGACCGAAGGGTGTGCGATCGATGTTTCGCGTGAAACACACGCACAAGGAGCATGTGCACGGCTCCCGCCAATGTCGCGCGCGACTACGTGAATGAACGGTAGTGGCGGATCTGAAGAGGGTTTCCCGCGAAATATCCCCAGCGATGTCCCTCAGCTCACGCAGGTCTTCAACAGTGATGACCTCATGGCCCCAGGTCATCCCGTGAGCCGCCGCGGACTGACCAACATCCCGCCACGACCCGAGGTCGCCATGGACGCACGTGGGATTCACACGCCCGACTGTGTGGTCAAAGGGAGCGACACCGAGCAATGCGCGGGGCGGGGAGCGCGCTGTCGGCCTCTCGCTCTATCTGGCGATCGCGGATTCTGCGGTGGATAGATCGCCCCGGTGGGTCAGTGAGGACGGACGTTTCACGGGAAACGCCGCCGAGCAGGTGACAGGACGCGTCCTCCGCCGATCAGTGTCTGGGGGCCCCTGGGATCCGTCGTCACCCGGCGCTCGGGCGCCCGCGCTCACGACAGTGGGGCTGTGGTGCGATGTCGCGTGCGTCAGTCATTTTTCCCTCCTCACTCCCGGCCCGTGGTCACGCCCCGTCTGGTCCTGAGTCATCGTCGAAGCCACGATCGGCCATGGCCGGGGGAATCGCGAGCTGATCCGCCGCCCCGAGATGAGGGGCCGCGTCACGGGGTCTCCCGTGAAACGCACTGCAGGGAATCAGCTCCCTCGGGTCACCGCGACGTGGACGTTTCACGCGAAACCACCGGGCCAGAGCACGTTCGGCGTCGAGGATGAGTGGCAGCGATTGGGCACGCGGCTGAGTTGTCCGAGCCCGAGTCACGAGAGCCCCACACTCGCCCGTCGCGTCGGGCGCAGGCAGGAGAGGCTGCGCGGCTGCCGCGTGGCGCCTGCGCGACGCCTCGTCACCCGGCCCGCGGACCCTCGTGGGGCCCCCGCGTCCCCGAGGTCACAGTGTGCGAAAGTCTGTGGACAGCAGAGTCAGCTCTCCCCGCACGCCCCTCGTTTCACACGAAACACCGTGAGCACGCCGGGGGTGGTCATCCGGTGCGCGTCCGCGTTAATGCAGGTCAGACGAGGAATAGGTAGTTGGTGCCCCCCGGCGGCATAGCTACATCAGGCAGTTCACACACTGTGGATAACTCTGGGGATAAGCTTGTGGAGAGACGTCCGTCTGCTGTGGACAAGTGGTGGATGACCGCCGCCTCGTGGGGGACAAAGTCCCCGTCGGTCGGGACGGCGCGCAACGGCACCACAGAACGCCTGGTCACGGGGGCTGCCCGTGCGCAGGACCGGTGAATGCGCCAGGAATCCACGGTGCCGCGCAGGCACGGCGGCGTGGTCAAGCCCGGGCGAGTATGACTTGGGGTCACAGGCCCCGGAAGATCGCCCGCTCGACCACGTGTTTGGGATGGGCACCGCGAAGGCTCCGCGTGCGACACCACCACGAGGGGCCGTCCGTCGAGGGGGTGGCTCCTGCACTCGTGGCACCCACTGCACCACCTGGGGCACCTGCCAGTCTCCGGAGCGGTGCACCCGTGGGGTCGGTCGCCTTGGCCTCACAGAACCGGTCCCACAGCTGCGGGAGGTGATCGACGCTATCGCCGCCCGCCACGTCGTGCTCGCCCGCCGGGCCGTCGCCGCCTGCACGGAGTTCCAGCCGCAGCCACGTGGGGATCACCTCGACCCCCAGAGCGTCAGCAAGATCCTCAGGAGGATCGGAGATCACCACGCCCTGCACCTCGGGGTGACGCCGGGCCAGCTCACGCATCACGGTGGCGGCGGGGCGGCACGGTACGCACCAGGGCGCCGTCACCAGCACGATCAGTGCCGGTGCGGCGCCCTGGGTCGTCACGTCGTGAGGCGTGTCAGCGCTCGTCGTGCTCGGAATCGGCGCCCTCCTGCACCCACGCCTCGGCAGAGGGGACGTCGGCCTCCTGCGTCGGCTGCGCCTCCTCCGCGCGCTGCGCGTCGTCGAGCGGCTGCGCCTGGTCCACCGGCTGGGCATTCTGCGCGAGGAACGTCTCCCCGCCCTCGGTCGAGGGCCGCTGCCCATCGAGCTCCGGGGCGCACGCCGCGAGATCGGAGCTACCGGGAGTGTCCTCGGCGGGAGTCACCGGCACCGGCTGCACATCCCCCTCGGTCTCGGACTCCATCGCGGCCCGGTCGGCCAGCCACCGCTCGGCGTCGAGCGCCGCCTGGCACCCGGACCCGGCCGCGGTGATCGCCTGGCGATAGGTGTGGTCCACGACGTCGCCGGCGGCGAACACGCCGTCCACCGAGGTGTAGGTGGAGCGGCCACGGCACACGATGTAGCCCTGATCGTCGAGCTCCAGCTTCCCGCGGAACAGATCCGACCGCGGCACGTGCCCGATGGCCTCGAACACGGCGGAGGTCGGCAGGGTCCGCTCCTCGCCGGTGAGGGTGTCCCGCAGGGTCACGCTCTCCACGGCGTCATCCCCGTTGATGCTGACCACCTCGGAGTTCCAGGCGAAGCCGAGCTTCTCGTCGGTCTCGGCGCGGCGGGCCATGATCTTCGAGGCCCGCAGCTCGTCGCGGCGGTGCACCAGCGTCACCTTCGTGGCGTAGCGGGTGAGGAAGGTGGCCTCCTCCACGGCGCTGTCACCGCCGCCGATCACGACGATGTCCTTGTCCTTGAAGAAGAAGCCGTCGCAGGTGGCGCACCAGCTCACACCCTTGCCGGACAGCCGCTTCTCACCCTCCACACCGAGCTCCCGGTACGCCGACCCGGTCGCGATGATGATCGCGCGGGCCCGGTGCACGGAGCCGTCATCGAGGGTGACGGTCTTGATCGGACCGTCGAGCTCCACGTCCACCGCGTCCTCGAACAGGATCTCGGCGCCGAAACGCTCCGCCTGCTCCTGCATGGCCGCCATCAGCTCGGGGCCCTGCACACCCTCGGCGAACCCGGGGAAGTTCTCCACCTCGGTCGTGGTCATCAGCGCGCCACCGGCCGCCAGTGCACCGGCCACGACCAGTGGCTCCATCGCGGCCCGGGCCGTGTAGATCGCGGCCGTGTACCCGGCCGGTCCGGAACCGACGATGATCACCTCGCGCACAGGGCCCTCCGTCTCCTGCGGGGCCTGCGCCTCCGCGGCCGGCGCGGTGCCGCCGCCGAGCAGATTGAAGGTGGGGATCGCAGAGGTCATGGGTTCGTCCTTCGGGGGTGGGCCATCGGCTCGCGCGCTCGCGCGAGGTCACCGCACCAGGCTACGGCGTACGGCTGACGGACGAGACCCGGCGGGTCCCTTCTGCGCCACCCGTCACGCTGTGCCGACCCCGGTGCGACACCGACACCGACCTCAGGGGGAGGTGCCGAGCTTCGTGGACCCCGCCCACACCAGGGTCTCGGCGGCCGCCTCGGGGCCGCCCACCCCACAGTCCGGCGTCACCACTGTCACGTCCACCGTTCCGCCGTTCTCCCGCAGGGTCTCCCGGTCGGTCGGGCCGTGCACGATCACCCAGGCGGCGGAGCCCTTAGGCCCCCACTGCACCTGTTCCATCACCAGCACCCGCGCCGACACCGACTGCTGCTGCAGGCACTGGTCCAGGTCGAACACCGTCACGGCCTCGGTGGTGCCGGTGTCGACGATCCGCTGCACCTCGGTGCCGAGGTTCCGTTCGGTGATCACCGGGAGCCCGGTCATGGGCAGACTGGTTCCCGTGCCGACGGAATCATCCGAGCTGGTGGCACGGTTCAGGGCGAATGCGAGGACGAGCCCGACCAGGGCGGCGGCCGCGAAGATCGCCACGACGGCGCGCAGCGGCACACCCAGCAGTGACGGCTCGTTCCGGAGGGCCGCAGGGCGCCGCGACAGCGGTCGACGCTCGTCCTCGGAGGTCATTCGGCGCGGATCTCCGTGATGTGTGCACGGAACCGACCGTCCCGGTCGGCATCGGCCGGCAGTTGGGGGATCCAGACCATCACCCGCTCGGCGGTGACAGGGGCCGGCGGCGCCAGTCGCACCTCGCCGTCACCGGCGAACGGGGCGGAGGCGAGCACCTCCCCGGGAGCGCCGTCCGGGGCCACCGACCGCAGCTCCAGGGTGCCGCCGGAGTTCGCGGCGCTGGTGACCACCACGGCCGTCACCTGCGCCGGGCCCTCCAGATCAAGGCGGATGCCGACACCGTCCTTCACACTCCCGAACTCGGCGCTGCCGTAGAGCTTCGTGGACCACCGTCCACTGAGATCACCGTCGGTGAGCCGGTCGGTCCACTCCGGGTGATCCGGCCGATCCCCGACGATCTCCGCACCCGTCACGCGCGGCGGCGCGGCCGGGGCCGCGCTGGGCGAGGCCGCGGGCGAGGACGAGGCGGCTGCGGACGGCGCCGGTGATGCGGACGCCGCCGGGCTCGAGGGCGGCGCCTGCGTGGCCAGAGGATTCGTGAGGCTCTCCCGCGAACCCGAGGTGATCGAGGTGATCGCCAGGACCATCGCCAACACCACCAGCACGGCGGCACCCAGGAGGATCCACTGGGCGTGGCGCGACCGGTCGGACCCCTCATAGGACTGCAGGTGGGCACCGTCATCACGATCGGCGGCGATGTCCAGGACCTCACGGAACAGGGCCCCGCGCGAGGCGTCGGCGGATTCGGAGGCACTGCGGCCCTTGACCACGATCGGACCCGTCGGCACCGCGAACGGTGCGGCGGCCATGTCCCGGTCCGGGGTGGCGCGGGGCCCGTCCGTCACGTCCGTCGCGGCGCCGTCCGGGGTATCCATCGGGGTGTCGACAGGGGCGTCGACCCGGCGGGACCCCTCCGAGCTGCGACGCTCTCGCCAGGCCCCCACCCGCTCGGTGACCACCCGGCGGGTGGTGCCGGCGGCGGTGGAGCCGGCGGCGACGATCGCTCCGGCAGCGGCCCCGGCGCTCTCCACCGCCCCGCGTCCCAGGACAGCCGCGCGCTGGGTCATGGGCGATCCCGGGGCGTGCAGGGCCCGGCCGACCGACGAGCCCGGCGGGGCGTCGGGCAGCTGCGGCACCGGTGGGGCATCCGCCGGACGCGCGATGGGCAGCACCGCCGGGAACGGGGCACGGGATCGCGGTTCATCCAGGTGCAGCTCGCGGATGAGCTGCTGCGCGTCCTGAGCGGCCGCCCCCGGGAAGGGCGAGAGATGGCCCGGCTCGGGGGAATCGGGGACAGCGGGGTCAGGATCGGGGGCGGCGGAACCCATCGCGGGGAGGGTCTCGGTGGCCGGTTCCTCGGACACCGTCTCGGATGGGTCGGTCG encodes:
- a CDS encoding protein jag; its protein translation is MTDPQTETPVDTPVQQPTGAAAETSGVAPAETPGSTETAALADLAATVDPDETDVADDDPAEDVRAGESDADRVSRLEEEGDIAADYLEELLDIADLDGDIDIDVEGDRASVEIRSAQQLARMNEPRGELLDALQELTRLAVQTRTGERSRLMLDIGGFRQKHRTDLEALAADAIAEAGRTGQPVPLAPMNPFERKVVHDVAKREGLRSESHGDGKNRHVVIYPGA
- the rsmG gene encoding 16S rRNA (guanine(527)-N(7))-methyltransferase RsmG, whose translation is MAPELSPELRPVAQRLFGERLPLAEEFVRLLADQGVTRGLVGPREVDRLWERHLINCALMVDALPGDARSLADVGSGAGLPGVVLAIARPGLEITLIETMQRRATWLQEVDETLDLGVEVLRARAEDLHGQREFDVVTARAVAALDKLARWCLPLVREGGHLVVMKGSSAQQEIDDAAAVLRRLGGEDPRVSIHGDGEVEVPTTVVTVRAGVRPTRRGGPRGR
- a CDS encoding ParA family protein translates to MRDLTRDHQRRRELENAVFEAPASTRVLTVANQKGGVGKTSTAVNLAVALAQGGLQVLVVDVDPQGNASTALGIDHHADVPSMYEVLVESLPMAEVVQTSPESENLLCAPATIDLSGAEIELVSMVARENRLRGAIRDLLAEREKAGARLDYVIIDCPPSLGLLTVNALVAAREVLIPIQAEYYALEGLTLLLKNIELMRQHLNPDLVVSTILLTMYDARTRLAAQVAEDVRAHFPEQTLEVTIPRSVRISEAPSYGQSVLTYDANSSGALAYRAAALELTRRPVP
- a CDS encoding ParB/RepB/Spo0J family partition protein, producing the protein MTQKRGLGRGLGALIPGGSTPRATGPRETGAGPSEARTEGDGTGARNPAAARSTTGARSEEARDVVAGGGDTRAGADEPPLRTRTHPRTTPEPGEVGATGRPADMFFSGEPIRSVGEEGTETRRGAGRSASTDIAGDMARAAAERRSHKGRSSRRTAAGTAGAAESSTSTATGEDSTAESSGTRRGTSGKRTTGASKTSAGTKGSGRTTTSGATSLTTKSSGTKSSGTKTSGTKSSGTKTSGVTSSKAAKAATKRAPEEDESPAVEVEPVELTPARRPEATTTAGNPAEAPTEVPAEEPAVAESVEPVEGAGRETAVEPEADGASPDDSEGDTAADPEAPESDLVPVPGAEFAEIPIQEIRENPRNPRTVFDEEELEELAFSLREVGVLQPVVVRPIPATDAGESFELVMGERRWRAARRAGLASIPAIIRETSDDDLLRDALLENLHRSQLNALEEAAAYQQLLEDFGITQEELSSRIGRSRPQISNTLRLLRLPPLVQRRVSSGALTAGHARALLALDDPSLMEELAQRIVAEGLSVREVERLINRGTQPAARRTPARTTYNPRVVDITSRLSNRLEAPVRIDVGKRKGKITLEFTNLEDLERLVDRLGLAED
- a CDS encoding thioredoxin family protein, whose protein sequence is MTTQGAAPALIVLVTAPWCVPCRPAATVMRELARRHPEVQGVVISDPPEDLADALGVEVIPTWLRLELRAGGDGPAGEHDVAGGDSVDHLPQLWDRFCEAKATDPTGAPLRRLAGAPGGAVGATSAGATPSTDGPSWWCRTRSLRGAHPKHVVERAIFRGL